From one Brevundimonas sp. PAMC22021 genomic stretch:
- a CDS encoding YerC/YecD family TrpR-related protein codes for MPSSPARAALYDAILSLKTRQEVEAFMADLCTPAELRAFGERWQVARLLDDGGKSYREIAAEAHASPTTVVRVARYLKDMPHQGYRLALDRLKA; via the coding sequence ATGCCGTCCTCCCCCGCCCGCGCAGCCCTGTACGACGCCATCCTGTCGCTGAAGACGCGTCAGGAGGTGGAGGCGTTCATGGCTGACCTGTGCACGCCGGCCGAGCTGCGCGCCTTTGGCGAGCGGTGGCAGGTGGCGCGGCTGCTGGATGACGGCGGCAAGTCCTATCGCGAGATCGCCGCCGAGGCGCACGCCAGCCCGACAACCGTGGTGCGCGTCGCGCGTTACCTGAAAGACATGCCGCATCAGGGCTATCGCCTGGCGCTGGACCGGCTGAAAGCCTGA
- the hisG gene encoding ATP phosphoribosyltransferase, with translation MSTVQGRLRIAVQKSGRLADRSLDLIRDAGLKWVKGHNDLLYRVENYPIDLLRVRDDDIPTFVADGVCDLGIVGENVLEEGRNGGRDAEIVMPLGFGRCTLKIATPPSLAYEGPGSLEGLRIATSYPAILRRFLEDNGVGADIVTMRGAVEVAPRLKLAAAICDLVSTGATLEANGLQAKDTVLESQAVLIRSPVAPEPELTELLDSVIERMSGVVSSQGAKYVMLNAPVAALDQITALLPGAGSPTVMQLSGRQDAVAVHAVCQEAVFWETLEKLKAAGASAILVLPIEKMM, from the coding sequence ATGAGCACTGTTCAGGGACGGCTTCGCATCGCCGTCCAGAAATCCGGCCGTCTGGCCGACCGCAGCCTCGACCTGATCCGCGACGCGGGCCTGAAGTGGGTCAAGGGGCACAACGACCTGCTGTACCGGGTGGAGAACTATCCCATCGACCTGCTGCGCGTGCGCGACGACGACATACCGACCTTTGTCGCCGACGGCGTCTGCGACCTGGGCATCGTCGGCGAGAACGTGCTGGAGGAAGGGCGCAACGGCGGACGCGACGCGGAGATCGTCATGCCGCTGGGCTTCGGGCGCTGCACGCTGAAGATCGCGACGCCGCCGAGCTTGGCGTACGAGGGTCCGGGATCGTTGGAAGGCCTGCGGATCGCCACCTCCTATCCCGCCATCCTGCGCCGGTTCCTGGAAGACAACGGGGTGGGGGCCGACATCGTCACCATGCGCGGTGCGGTGGAGGTGGCGCCTCGGCTGAAGCTGGCGGCGGCCATCTGCGACCTGGTTTCGACCGGCGCGACGCTGGAGGCCAATGGCCTCCAGGCCAAGGACACGGTGCTGGAAAGCCAGGCGGTGCTGATCCGCTCGCCTGTCGCGCCCGAGCCCGAGCTGACCGAACTGCTGGACAGCGTGATCGAGCGGATGAGCGGTGTGGTGTCCTCGCAAGGCGCCAAATATGTGATGCTGAACGCGCCGGTGGCGGCGCTGGACCAGATCACCGCGCTGTTGCCGGGCGCCGGATCGCCCACGGTGATGCAGCTGTCCGGGCGCCAGGATGCGGTCGCCGTCCACGCCGTCTGTCAGGAGGCGGTGTTCTGGGAAACGCTGGAGAAGCTGAAGGCCGCCGGCGCCTCGGCCATCCTGGTCCTGCCCATCGAGAAGATGATGTGA
- a CDS encoding NAD(P)/FAD-dependent oxidoreductase produces MTKVVIIGAGHAGGSAAAFLRQYGLEGDIVLAGEEAAPPYQRPPLSKAWLKGEADLDALLLRPESFYAEHRIDFRRSVTAVSIDAEAKSVAFADGAREAYDILILATGSTARKLPVPGGDHPELLELRTLRDAERLKAVLGPGKRLAVVGGGYVGLEAAASARALGAQAVVIEREPRVLARVASQTLSDFFTARHRAEGVDIRTGVEVTAVASHGVTLADGSEIAADAVLIGIGAVACDALAISAGLACDNGVVVDEQARTTDPAIFAIGDMTRRPIPALGGVSWRLESVPNALEQAKQAAAAIVGRPAPAPEAPWFWSDQYDLKLQIAGLPLNADRQIVRGDPGTSTFAVFHLSGARIVCVEAVNAPPEFMAGKQLIGKHAAVDPARLADPSVSMKSVAA; encoded by the coding sequence ATGACCAAGGTTGTGATCATCGGCGCGGGCCATGCGGGCGGATCGGCCGCCGCCTTTCTCAGGCAGTATGGCTTGGAAGGCGACATCGTGCTGGCCGGCGAAGAGGCCGCGCCTCCGTACCAGCGCCCGCCCCTGTCGAAGGCCTGGCTAAAGGGCGAAGCGGACCTCGACGCCCTGCTGCTGCGCCCGGAGAGCTTCTACGCCGAGCATCGCATCGACTTCCGCCGGTCGGTCACCGCCGTGTCTATCGACGCCGAGGCCAAGTCCGTGGCCTTCGCCGACGGCGCGCGTGAGGCCTACGACATCCTGATCCTGGCGACAGGTTCCACCGCGCGAAAGCTGCCTGTGCCGGGCGGCGACCATCCCGAGCTTCTGGAACTGCGCACGCTGCGGGACGCCGAGCGGCTGAAGGCCGTGCTGGGGCCCGGCAAGCGGCTGGCCGTGGTCGGGGGCGGCTATGTGGGGCTGGAGGCGGCGGCCTCGGCGCGTGCGTTGGGCGCGCAGGCCGTGGTGATCGAGCGCGAGCCGCGCGTGCTGGCACGCGTCGCGTCGCAGACCCTGTCGGATTTCTTCACCGCCCGTCACCGCGCCGAGGGCGTCGACATCCGGACGGGGGTCGAGGTGACGGCGGTCGCGTCACACGGGGTCACGCTGGCGGACGGATCGGAGATCGCGGCCGATGCGGTGCTGATCGGGATCGGCGCCGTCGCCTGCGATGCGCTGGCGATCTCGGCGGGGCTCGCCTGCGATAACGGCGTGGTGGTGGACGAACAGGCGAGGACGACCGATCCGGCCATCTTCGCCATCGGCGACATGACGAGGCGGCCGATCCCGGCGCTGGGCGGCGTGTCCTGGCGGCTGGAAAGCGTGCCCAACGCCCTGGAGCAGGCCAAACAGGCCGCCGCCGCCATCGTCGGGCGGCCTGCACCGGCGCCGGAGGCGCCCTGGTTCTGGTCGGACCAGTATGATCTCAAGCTGCAGATCGCCGGCCTGCCCCTGAACGCCGATCGGCAGATCGTGCGCGGCGATCCGGGCACATCCACCTTCGCCGTCTTCCACCTGTCGGGCGCGCGCATCGTCTGCGTCGAGGCCGTCAACGCCCCGCCGGAATTCATGGCGGGCAAGCAGTTGATCGGAAAGCACGCGGCCGTCGATCCTGCACGTCTCGCCGACCCCAGCGTCTCGATGAAGTCCGTCGCCGCCTAA
- the hisD gene encoding histidinol dehydrogenase, which produces MKRIDWTSLDAAGRREALARPARRTAGDVTDAVRRIMDDVQARGGAAVMEWAVKLDGHAPRRIAITPQAVAEARNALPPADTRAIRMAAENVRLFHQATKPEDTPFVETTPGVRSRLAWRPIERAGLYVPGGSAPLFSSLLMLAIPAQAAGVTERVAVTPPSKDCGVHPAMILAAAESGLDALWLLGGAQAIAALTFGCELDDGVIEPCDKLFGPGNAYVAEAKKQATALPGGPAVDMPAGPSELMVIVDRDAAPEIAAADLLSQAEHDADAQVILVSTSRATIDYILTEVEAQVSTLPREAIARASLEEARAVLVRDLDAACEIANLYGPEHLALQVDDPEALIPSIRAAGAVFVGRHAAETLGDYAAGPSHVLPTDGGARTLGGVTTASFMTSMSVQMVTDEGARALAPIAARLARLEGLEAHARAADLRAAG; this is translated from the coding sequence ATGAAGCGCATCGACTGGACCAGCCTGGACGCGGCCGGACGCCGCGAGGCCCTTGCCCGCCCCGCGCGGCGCACGGCCGGCGATGTGACCGACGCCGTGCGCCGCATCATGGACGACGTGCAGGCGCGCGGCGGCGCGGCGGTGATGGAATGGGCGGTGAAGCTGGACGGCCACGCGCCGCGGCGCATCGCCATCACGCCGCAAGCGGTGGCCGAGGCGCGCAACGCCCTACCGCCTGCCGACACCCGCGCCATCCGCATGGCGGCCGAGAACGTGCGCCTGTTCCACCAGGCGACCAAGCCGGAGGACACGCCGTTCGTGGAGACGACGCCCGGCGTGCGGTCCCGGCTGGCGTGGCGGCCGATCGAGCGGGCTGGCCTTTACGTTCCCGGCGGCTCGGCCCCCCTGTTCTCGTCGCTGCTGATGCTGGCGATCCCGGCCCAGGCGGCCGGCGTGACCGAGCGAGTGGCGGTGACCCCGCCGTCCAAGGATTGCGGCGTTCACCCGGCCATGATCCTGGCGGCGGCCGAAAGCGGGCTGGACGCCCTGTGGCTACTGGGCGGGGCCCAAGCCATCGCGGCGCTGACCTTCGGCTGCGAGCTGGACGACGGCGTCATCGAGCCTTGCGACAAGCTGTTCGGCCCCGGCAACGCCTATGTGGCCGAGGCCAAGAAGCAGGCGACGGCGCTGCCGGGCGGACCGGCCGTGGACATGCCGGCGGGACCGTCGGAGCTGATGGTCATCGTCGATCGCGACGCCGCGCCCGAAATCGCCGCCGCCGACCTGCTGAGCCAGGCCGAGCACGACGCGGACGCCCAGGTGATCCTGGTCTCCACCAGCCGCGCGACCATCGACTATATCCTGACGGAGGTGGAGGCGCAGGTCTCGACCCTGCCGCGCGAGGCCATCGCGCGGGCGTCACTGGAAGAGGCGCGGGCGGTGCTTGTCCGCGACCTGGACGCCGCCTGCGAAATCGCCAACCTGTACGGCCCCGAACACCTGGCGCTTCAGGTCGATGATCCGGAGGCGCTGATCCCGTCGATCCGGGCGGCCGGCGCCGTGTTCGTGGGGCGGCACGCGGCGGAAACGCTGGGCGACTACGCCGCCGGCCCCAGCCACGTCCTGCCGACCGACGGCGGCGCGCGAACGCTGGGCGGGGTCACGACCGCCAGCTTCATGACGTCTATGTCGGTGCAGATGGTGACCGACGAGGGCGCGCGGGCGCTGGCCCCGATCGCGGCGCGCCTCGCGCGGCTGGAGGGGCTGGAGGCCCACGCCCGGGCGGCGGATCTGAGGGCGGCAGGATGA